In the genome of Anaerolineae bacterium, the window AGGAAAAGAAGCCTGCCCTTAAGCTTACTCCTGAACAATTAGCTCTTTTCCCTGACTTCATTTAGTTATCCCGAACTCAGGTTAATACTAATGGGGGATATGTTTTTCCCCTTCTGTCTCCCGGCTCGTCTCGCTGGGGTGTAAATCCTGGACGTTCAATTGCATCAGGCGCTCGCCGTTCCATTCGTTGAACTCAAGATGATACACAACGTCAATTTGCTGAGAGGTCCGCAGCTTGCCGGCCCAATATCCCTGCCGGAAGGCAATGGCGCTCCAGGCGTGACGGCCATCGTGCAAAATCAGACGCAGGTGTTTGTCGTCAAGACCCACTGTTTTAAAATATTTCACCTCTAAATTGCGGGTCAGGAAGCAGGGGGTGGGATTGCCGCAGCCAAAAGGCTGGAGCGTGGCAATGGCCTCGGCCAAAGGGGGCCGCACCCCCCGCAGATTAACCTCACCATCTATGGTAATGGTGGGCCGCAGTTGGGCGACATCCAGGTTTTGCCGGGCTATGTGCCGCAATCTTTCTTGAAATTCTGGAACGTTTTCGTTTTTGAGGGTGAAGCCCGCCGCGGCAGCGTGCCCGCCGTAACGCACCAACAGGTCGGCGCATTGGTCCAGGGCTTCGGTGATGTGAAATTCGCGGATGCTGCGGGCAGACCCTTTGGTGGTCTCCGGACCGCGTTCGGCAATGAGCGTAGGCCGGTAGAATTCTTCGGTCAGGCGAGAAGCAGCCAAACCAACGACGCCAGGATTAAAATCGGGCTGGCTGATAAAGTAGAGGGGTTGTTGGGCGTCATCGGCCAAAATAATCTGGCGGGCTATTTCTACTGTGTTCAGCGTCAGCTCTTGCCGCTCTCGGTTTTGGGCATCGAGTTGGGCCGCCAGTTGACTGGCCTCGGTTGTGTGTTGCGCCATCAGCAGATGATAGGCGGCCAGGGCGCTGTCCAATCTTCCGGCGGCGTTGAGGCGCGGCCCAATGACAAAACCAATGGTGCCGGTTGAGATGGTATTTGACTTTGGCCCAACTTGGGCCATGAGCGCCTGCAAACCGGGCCGCAGAGATTGATTGAGTTGCTGCAAACCCTGGCTAACCAGTTTTCTGTTTTCGCCGTAAAGCGGGGCCAAATCGGCCACCGTACCCACGGCCACCAGGTCAAGAAAATCAGCGGGCTGCTGATGACCATTATGTAATAACCCGGTTTGGGCCAGCGCCTGGGCCAGCTTATAGGCCAATCCCACCCCGGCTAGTTCCTCGAAGGGGTAGGGGCAGTCGCCCTGTTTGGGATTAATGGCGGCCAGGGCCGGGGGGATTGCTTCACCTACGGTGTGGTGGTCGGTAATAATGATGTCCAGCCCCAGACTGCGGCCGTAGGCCACCTCTGGCACAGAACGGATACCACAATCAACGGTAAGCACAACTTTAACGCCCTGGGCGGCCAGTTCGGCTAAAGCTTCGTTATTCAGACCATAACCCTCGTCAAAACGGTTAGGGATGTAGGGCTGCACTTTGGCGCCCAAAGCCGTAAGAACCTGCATCATCAGGGCGGTGGCGGTCACGCCGTCGGCGTCGTAGTCGCCGTATACGGCGATGGGTTCCTGTTTTTTAATCGCCCGGCGCAACCGTTCAACGGCTTCAGCCATGCCTTTCAGCGTAAAGGGGTCATCCTCGGCCCACCGGCAGGCGATAAAGTTGTTGATTTCAGCAATGTCGGTAAAACCTCGATTATAGAGGATTTGCACAATCAAGGGGGGTAAATCTGGAAATTTGGCAAAGTGAGCCGCGGGAGCGCGGGGGGCCACTTCCCATCGTTTCGGTTGCATGGATACGTTGAGTCTCCCATCTTTCAATTGTTGGCGAAATTTTATTATAATGCAAAGCATGGACAAACAAAAATCCCCTGTTGCGCAATAGGGGATTTTTGTTTGTTTGCCGGGGGAAGAAGAGGGATGATTTAAACCCAACCCTGTCCCTTGAGGAAATTGGTCAGGGCGGGCACTTCCACCCACTCGCCTTGATAGGCTTTAATGGCCCAATAGATGACAATAAACCAAAGGATGAACAGGCAGCTCCCAAAGCCAAACGTAACCACCGAAATGATGGACATGACCACAAAGAAAACGACGGAGAAGGCTAACGAATTAACCGCATGATATTTTTGGAAGGGGCGGTTTTTCATATCCTCAACCAATAGGATAACAATGCCCAGCAGAGGAATAATCCAGGCCAGGGCCGCCATCAATTTGTCATTATCATTAATGTCGTTCATTATGTTATATTGCTCCTATAACTCACTAAAGCCGTCTCATTGAGAAAAATGAGACGGCACAAAACTATATTTATTTGATATCCTCCAAAATCGGGTCTATTTATCCCAAAACCACTGCATATCGCCAATTGCTTCGCCCTTTTGCAGCTTATCGGCCAGCATATAGGCATCAATCGCGCCCACAATGGGGATAATAAAACCAATCCCAATGCACGACAAAACGAGAGTAGCCACAATAATAATAATCCCTTTTTTAACCTGGCCCAGGTACATTTGGCCGACGCCGCCTAACAATAACAGGCTCAAAATGAGCGCCAGAATTGCATTTTTGGGGGGATCGCTGGGTTGAATTGTTTCCGTTGAAGTGAACATTGGATATACCTCTCCTTATCTATAAAAGGCTTATAAGATGGCCTATTCTAGCATACATCTTCACCCCATGTCAATTGTGGGGATTATTTTTTAAGATTTCATTGTAGAAATTGCCAGCCAATTGAGGTGGTGTTATCATAACCGGAGTAGGCTTTATTTAAATGGAGTATCTTTTGGCTACGAATATTATTTTTATGGGCACTCCTGATTTTGCTGTGCCGGCCTTAAAAGCGTTGATTACCTCGGCTAAAAAGGAGCCGTGGAACGTTGTGGCGGTAGTCACCCAGCCGGACCGGCCCAGCGGACGGGGCAGAAGGCTGACCCCGCCGCCGGTCAAGATGGTGGCCGAACAAGCCGGCCTTAAAGTATTACAGCCGTCAACGCTCAAATCAGAAGAAGCTGTGGCCAAATTGGCGGCGCTCAAGCCGGGTTTGATAGTGGTGGCTGCCTTTGGGCAAATCTTACGCAAGAATGTGCTGGCCCTGCCGCCCCACGGTTGTATCAATATTCACGCCTCGTTGTTACCTCGCTGGCGGGGAGCCGCGCCGGTAATCGCTGCCCTTCGCGCCGGAGATACCACCACCGGCGTTACCCTGATGCAAATGGACGAGGGTTTGGATACCGGCCCCATCATCGCCCAACGGGCCATGCCCATTACCGCCGCCCATACCGGCGGCACGCTCACGGCTGAACTGGCCCAATTGGGTGCAACCCTGCTGGTGGAAACGCTGCCGGCCTGGCTGGCCGGGGAAATCACGCCCCACCCCCAGGATGATAAACTGGCCACCCTGGCCCCGCGCCTTAAAAAAGAAGAAGGAGTTATTGACTGGTCGCAAACGGCAGCGGAAATTGAGCGGCAGGTCCGCGCATTTCAGCCCTGGCCGGGCGCTTTTACCCAGGGGCCGCGTGGCCCCTTTAAGGTTTTAGCCGTTGACCTGGACCCGGATGTGGGTCCCCCTGAACAGTTTTTACCCGGCGTTGTCTTTAACCATGAGCGGGGGGTGTACGTGGCCACAGGGCAGGGCGCAATTCGTTTGGTAACGGTGCAGCCGGCGGGCAAAAAAGAAATGACGGCGGAAGCTATGCTGAACGGCCAGCCTGAGTTGTTGGGCGCGCGGTTAGGGATTGGAGATTAGGGAATTAGGGTTTAGGGATTAGGCAGTATTGGTGGGGTTTGTCCCAATTTTTAGGCCATAAGGTAGGGACAGGAGATTATCCTGTCCCTACTATCAAAATTTTTGGACGCTCCCTATTGGCGCTTTATTCATGTACGATTCTGTGGGTGACTATTTAAATCTAACCGAGGCCGAAATAACCTTTCTATGGCAGGTTGAACAACAGATGGGCATTATGGCCGATTTGAGCCGGGCCGACGTTTTGCTCTATGGCCGCCAATCAGCCCTGGAAGCTGTGGTTTTGGCGCATGCCCAACCCCACTCGATTGCGCACGTTTACAGCAAAAACCAGGAAGGGCGGGTGGTCAACCTCAAAGAAAAGCCGGAAATCAAACGCGCGCTTATGCGGGGCCAGCGGCAAAAAGAAAAAGGCGGCTTCATTTCTGAAGGCGCGCCCGTGGTCAAACAAGCCTTGCCCATTTATTTTCCGCCGCTGATTTGCTTTTCCGCTATGGATGCGGAATCCGGCAAGCCGCGGGTAATTGCGGCTTTGGTGATTGTAACCAATCTGCTGGAACACGAACGTCACCGGCTGCGCAGCAAAGTTTTTAGACAAGCCCTTAAAAAATTGCA includes:
- the recJ gene encoding single-stranded-DNA-specific exonuclease RecJ gives rise to the protein MQPKRWEVAPRAPAAHFAKFPDLPPLIVQILYNRGFTDIAEINNFIACRWAEDDPFTLKGMAEAVERLRRAIKKQEPIAVYGDYDADGVTATALMMQVLTALGAKVQPYIPNRFDEGYGLNNEALAELAAQGVKVVLTVDCGIRSVPEVAYGRSLGLDIIITDHHTVGEAIPPALAAINPKQGDCPYPFEELAGVGLAYKLAQALAQTGLLHNGHQQPADFLDLVAVGTVADLAPLYGENRKLVSQGLQQLNQSLRPGLQALMAQVGPKSNTISTGTIGFVIGPRLNAAGRLDSALAAYHLLMAQHTTEASQLAAQLDAQNRERQELTLNTVEIARQIILADDAQQPLYFISQPDFNPGVVGLAASRLTEEFYRPTLIAERGPETTKGSARSIREFHITEALDQCADLLVRYGGHAAAAGFTLKNENVPEFQERLRHIARQNLDVAQLRPTITIDGEVNLRGVRPPLAEAIATLQPFGCGNPTPCFLTRNLEVKYFKTVGLDDKHLRLILHDGRHAWSAIAFRQGYWAGKLRTSQQIDVVYHLEFNEWNGERLMQLNVQDLHPSETSRETEGEKHIPH
- a CDS encoding DUF4870 domain-containing protein, with the translated sequence MNDINDNDKLMAALAWIIPLLGIVILLVEDMKNRPFQKYHAVNSLAFSVVFFVVMSIISVVTFGFGSCLFILWFIVIYWAIKAYQGEWVEVPALTNFLKGQGWV
- a CDS encoding NINE protein; its protein translation is MFTSTETIQPSDPPKNAILALILSLLLLGGVGQMYLGQVKKGIIIIVATLVLSCIGIGFIIPIVGAIDAYMLADKLQKGEAIGDMQWFWDK
- a CDS encoding methionyl-tRNA formyltransferase, with the translated sequence MEYLLATNIIFMGTPDFAVPALKALITSAKKEPWNVVAVVTQPDRPSGRGRRLTPPPVKMVAEQAGLKVLQPSTLKSEEAVAKLAALKPGLIVVAAFGQILRKNVLALPPHGCINIHASLLPRWRGAAPVIAALRAGDTTTGVTLMQMDEGLDTGPIIAQRAMPITAAHTGGTLTAELAQLGATLLVETLPAWLAGEITPHPQDDKLATLAPRLKKEEGVIDWSQTAAEIERQVRAFQPWPGAFTQGPRGPFKVLAVDLDPDVGPPEQFLPGVVFNHERGVYVATGQGAIRLVTVQPAGKKEMTAEAMLNGQPELLGARLGIGD